A section of the Amycolatopsis sp. AA4 genome encodes:
- the tatB gene encoding Sec-independent protein translocase protein TatB → MFDSVGWGEILVLIIAGLFILGPERLPEAAAWMARSVRKARDFATGAREQLREEMGPEFDQLRKPLEDLRGLRNLDPKRVVTQHLFDGDSDPLGLNGFRNEFNGSNGSNGSNGAPTIKPQTAVPQPEPLKPGERPPIDPDAT, encoded by the coding sequence GTGTTCGACAGTGTCGGCTGGGGCGAGATCCTCGTGCTCATCATCGCGGGGCTTTTCATTCTCGGACCCGAGCGGCTGCCCGAAGCGGCGGCCTGGATGGCGCGGAGCGTCCGCAAGGCCCGCGACTTCGCGACCGGCGCGCGCGAGCAGCTGCGCGAGGAGATGGGTCCCGAGTTCGACCAGCTGCGCAAACCCCTCGAAGACCTGCGCGGCCTGCGCAATCTGGACCCGAAGCGGGTCGTCACGCAGCATTTGTTCGACGGGGATTCGGATCCGCTGGGGCTGAACGGGTTCCGGAACGAGTTCAACGGTTCGAACGGGTCCAATGGTTCGAACGGGGCGCCGACGATCAAACCGCAGACCGCGGTGCCGCAGCCGGAGCCGTTGAAGCCGGGCGAGCGTCCGCCGATCGACCCGGACGCGACCTGA